A DNA window from Pogona vitticeps strain Pit_001003342236 chromosome 2, PviZW2.1, whole genome shotgun sequence contains the following coding sequences:
- the LOC110071485 gene encoding uncharacterized protein LOC110071485, translating into MEGEAPLKDEQKQLQAGANQKEDGADEAFILLLEALEDDLQDGAKEEEVRLQGTLPERREDENENCWEGNESLRQNQADQRRDISHRYLSGVASEDEMGKTTNRSISALQSSEYQQNIPLRKSPVKCPTCHAEINLCHCWEYVESFRWSTEDTRFDTGEKNKCFSSDLEAPQPMHSEEKVFRCIECGMSFKRSSELESHQRIHTGQKAYKCNECGQAFIRSSRLQVHQRIHTGEKTYVCKECGKCFSHSSAFKVHQRRHSGEKPYSCKECGKCFSHSSAFKVHQRRHSGEKPYSCKECGKCFCQSSDLQVHQRIHTGEKPYECKECGKKFSRIANLVVHQRTHSQEKPYHCEECGRSFTTSTALKRHRKIHAGEKSDKR; encoded by the exons ATGGAAGGAGAGGCACCTCTTAAGGATGAACAGAAGCAGCTACAAGCAGGAGCCAACCAAAAAGAGGATGGTGCAGATGAAGCTTTTATTCTCCTTTTAGAGGCCCTTGAGGATGATTTACAAG ATGGGGCAAAAGAGGAGGAAGTAAGACTCCAGGGGACATTGCCAGAAAGACGGGAGGATGAAAATGAGAACTGTTGGGAAGGAAATGAATCCCTGAGGCAGAATCAGGCAGACCAGAGGAGAGACATATCTCACAGATATCTGAGCGGTGTTGCCTCTGAAGACGAAATGGGAAAAACCACAAACAGGAGCATCAGTGCTCTTCAAAGCTCAGAGTATCAACAAAACATCCCTCTGAGGAAAAGtccagtgaaatgtccaacatgtcACGCCGAGATAAATCTGTGTCACTGTTGGGAGTATGTAGAAAGTTTCAGATGGAGCACAGAAGATACAAGATTTGACACAGGGGAGAAAAACAAATGCTTTAGCTCTGACCTTGAAGCACCTCAACCAATGCATTCTGAAGAGAAAGTCTTTAGGTGCATAGAGTGTGGCATGAGCTTCAAGAGAAGTTCAGAACTTGAAAGCCAtcaaagaatacacacaggacagaaagcatacaaatgtaaTGAATGTGGACAGGCCTTCATACGCAGTTCACGTCTTCAagtacatcagcgaattcatacaggagagaaaaccTATGtgtgtaaagaatgtgggaaatgtttcagtcattcctcagcttttaaagtacatcagcgccggcattcaggggagaaaccatattcttgtaaagaatgtgggaaatgtttcagtcattcctcagcttttaaagtacatcagcgccggcattcaggggagaaaccatattcttgtaaagaatgtgggaaatgtttctgccaaagcagtgatcttcaagtacaccagagaattcatacaggagagaaaccctatgagtgtaaagaatgtgggaaaaagttcagccGCATTGCAAATCTTGTAGTACATCAACGAACTCACTCACAAGAAAAACCCTATCATTGCGAAGAATGTGGGAGAAGCTTCACAACTAGTACAGCCCTTAAAAGGCATCGAAAAATTCATGCTGGGGAGAAATCAGATAAACGTTAA